TATGTAAATCTTCTACTTTTTGGAAAATAATTTTTACTTCTGCTTTAATCTCAGGAGAGCTTAACATCTCTGCGATTTTATCTGAAATCTCTTCTGGTGTAAATTGATCGTAGATTGCTGTTACATAATTCACAACATCTTTATCTTCAAAGTTTTCCTGTGCTTTACATTTAGCATAGACCTCGTCAACTATATGATATAGATTTCTTTCTTTTAATAAAGTTAAAGCCGCTCTAAAAGCAACAAGTCCTTCTAGTTTTGCCATATCGATTCCATAGCAATCCGGATAACGAATTTGTGGCGCTGATGAAACAATTACAATACGTTTTGGATTTAAACGATCCATCATTTTAATGATACTCATTTTTAGCGTTGTACCACGAACAATACTGTCGTCAATAATAACTAAATTATCTTCTGGTTTAATGACACCATAGGTAACATCGTAAACGTGAGCCACTAAATCATCACGACTACTATCTTCTGTAATAAACGTTCTAAGTTTTGCGTCTTTAATAGCAACTTTCTCTGTACGTATTTTTACAGCTAATAATTCTTGTAATGTTTCAGTTGTAAGTGTGTTTCTATTGGCTAAAATATAATTGTTCTTTCTCTGATTTAAGAAATCCTGTGCCGCTTCGACTAAACCATAAAATGAAGTTTCAGCTGTATTTGGAATATAAGAGAAAACTGTATTATCTGTATCGCTGTCAATTGCATTAAGAACGGCCGGTAAAATTAATTTACCTAAGTTTTTACGTTCCTGATAAATTTCGGCATCGCTTCCTCTTGAGAAATATATTCTTTCAAACGAACATGCTTTTTTAACAGTTGGTTCCAGAATTTGATTCATGGTAACTTTTCCGTTTTTCTTGATAATCAAAGCATTTCCCGGATCGATTTCCTGAACACTTTCAAAAGGAACATTAAATACCGTTTGAATAACCGGACGCTCAGAAGCTACAACCACAACTTCATCATCTTGGTAGAAGTATGCCGGACGAATTCCTGCCGGATCTCTAAAAACAAAGGCATCACCATGACCTAATAACCCAGCCATTGCGTAACCACCATCTAAGTTTTTAGCCGAACGTGTTAATATTTTTGCAATGTCCAAACGTTCTGCAATTACCGGAGAAGCTTCTCTTTTTGAATACCCTTCAGCTTTACAGTCTTGATACAATTGCATTACTTCTTTATCAAGGAAATGACCAATTTTTTCCATTACCGTAACAGTATCTGCCA
The sequence above is drawn from the Flavobacterium sp. N2038 genome and encodes:
- a CDS encoding amidophosphoribosyltransferase, producing MSDALKHECGIALVRLLKPLEYYKEKYGTAFYGIQKMYLMMEKQHNRGQDGAGFASIKLDVEPGQRYISRVRSNHSQPIQDVFKQINERISEELKANPEIGDDVDKIKSQIPYVGELFLGHVRYGTFGKNSIESVHPFLRQSNWMHRNLILAGNFNMTNVKELFENLVELGQHPKEMADTVTVMEKIGHFLDKEVMQLYQDCKAEGYSKREASPVIAERLDIAKILTRSAKNLDGGYAMAGLLGHGDAFVFRDPAGIRPAYFYQDDEVVVVASERPVIQTVFNVPFESVQEIDPGNALIIKKNGKVTMNQILEPTVKKACSFERIYFSRGSDAEIYQERKNLGKLILPAVLNAIDSDTDNTVFSYIPNTAETSFYGLVEAAQDFLNQRKNNYILANRNTLTTETLQELLAVKIRTEKVAIKDAKLRTFITEDSSRDDLVAHVYDVTYGVIKPEDNLVIIDDSIVRGTTLKMSIIKMMDRLNPKRIVIVSSAPQIRYPDCYGIDMAKLEGLVAFRAALTLLKERNLYHIVDEVYAKCKAQENFEDKDVVNYVTAIYDQFTPEEISDKIAEMLSSPEIKAEVKIIFQKVEDLHIACPKNLGDWYFTGDYPTPGGNRVVNRAFMNFYEGKDARAY